The following coding sequences are from one Heptranchias perlo isolate sHepPer1 chromosome 13, sHepPer1.hap1, whole genome shotgun sequence window:
- the LOC137331226 gene encoding ribosomal protein eL22-like 1 translates to MVSKKPVLLKGKKKPVWRFALNLSNPVEDGILDSGNFEQFLREKVKVGGKTGNLGSVIQIERLKNKITVTSTKQFSKRYLKYLTKKYLKKNNLRDWLRVVASDKESYELRYFQISPDEEESESED, encoded by the exons ATGGTGTCG AAGAAGCCCGTGCTCCTCAAGGGCAAGAAGAAACCCGTCTGGAGATTCGCGCTCAACCTCTCCAACCCGGTGGAAGATGGGATCCTCGACTCTGGCAACTTC GAGCAGTTCCTGCGGGAGAAAGTGAAGGTTGGTGGGAAGACCGGGAATCTGGGCAGTGTCATTCAGATTGAGCGTCTGAAAAACAAGATCACAGTCACCTCGACAAAGCAGTTCTCCAAGAG ATACCTGAAGTACTTGACCAAAAAGTACCTGAAGAAGAACAATCTGCGGGATTGGCTGCGAGTGGTCGCCTCTGACAAGGAAAGCTATGAACTCCGGTACTTCCAAATCAGCCCGGATGAAGAGGAGTCTGAAAGCGAGGATTGA